The Komagataeibacter sp. FNDCR2 nucleotide sequence GGTCGCGCCGCGCCGCCTCATCCCCATCCGCGTCGGGACGCAGGAACGGTCCCGCCCGCCGCTTGCGCACGAATACGAGGGCGGCGGCCAGTTCCGTCTCCCGTCCCTCCCCCTCACGCGCGCCCAGCGCTTCCTCCATCGCGTGGCCGGCGGTGGCCTCATCCACGCCACGCGCGCCCAGATGGGCGGCGACCATGCGGCGCGAGCGCCCGGCACGCGCGAGGGAACGGGCGCGGGATTGGGAAAAACGGGCGTCATCCACCGCGCCCAGCCCTTCCATGTCGGCAACGATGGCGGGGATCAGCTCACGGGCGGGGGCGACGGCATGGGCCGCCGCTTCCGCCTCCATGCCGGTGGCGAGCGCGCGGCGCACCCAGCGGTCGATGTGGCGGTGGAGCATCTGCCCGACCGCCGCGCGCGTGGCGGCAAAGCGGGCCAGATAGGCAAGTGCTACCGCGCGCAGCACGGCGGCATCCGGTGCGGGGGGAAGCGGGCGCGGAGCGGAGCGGGACGGGCGGGCCACCATAACGGATGGACTGTGCCATAACGCCCCGCCGCCGCCCATAGCTGACTGGCTGGCGGATGGCTGCCATGGCGGAACCGCAGGGGGATACGGGGTTAAGGTTGCATTTCGCACGCCCCGATCATATCCTCTCCTGCTTCCGGGTTGAAATATGCAAGGCGGATGCCCCGACGCACCGCATGCGCGCATGGCCCGGAAAATTCGGGAAAGAAAATATGCCCACCCCACCGGCGGTGGGCCGTTTTCGTTTCTGAGCCTGCCATCCTTTTCCTTGAAACGAAGTACAAGGCCATTCCATGATTCCCGCCCTGATGCCGAATTACAATCGTGCCGACCTCGCTTTCGAGCGCGGCGAAGGTGCTTGGCTGTATACGGTGGACGGGCGACGATTCCTGGATTTCGGCTCCGGCATCGCCACGTCTTCGGTCGGCCATAACAACCCGCATCTTGTCGGCGCGATCACACAGCAGGCGCAGCGCGTCATGCATGTCTCCAACCTGTACCGCGTGCCGCAGGCCGAACGGCTGGCCGCGCGGCTGGTCGCCAGCAGCTTCGCGGATACCGCCTTTTTCTGCAATTCGGGCGCGGAAGCGAACGAAGGTATGATCAAGATGATCCGCCGCGCGCAGGCCAAGTCCGGCCACCCCGGGCGCACCCGCATCATCTGCTTCAACGGCGCGTTCCACGGGCGCACGCTGGCCACGCTGTCCGCCACGGGCAACCCGAAATACCTGGATGGCTTCGGCCCCCGGGTGGAAGGCTTCGATCACGTCGCCCTCAACAACATGAACGCGGTGCGCGACGCCATCACGGCCGAGACCGCGGGCATCATGGTCGAGCCGGTGCAGGGTGAAAGCGGCATCCATGTCGCCACCCCGCGCTTCATGCAGGACCTGCGCGCGGTGTGCGATGAATATGGCCTGTTCCTTGGCGTGGATGAGGTCCAGTGCGGCATGGGCCGCAGCGGCCGCCTGTTCGCCTATGAATGGTCGGACATAACGCCCGACATCCTGTCCACCGCCAAGGGCATCGCCGGTGGCTTCCCCATGGGCGCCGTGCTGACGACCGAGACCATCGCCCGGCACATGACACCGGGCAGCCACGGCACCACGTTCGGCGGCAGCCCGCTGGCCTGCGCCGCCGCCAACGCGGTGCTCGATATCCTGCTCGCCCCCGGCTTCCTTGAGGGCGTGCGCGCCCGCGCGGCCCAGATCGACGCGGGGCTCGACCGGCTGGTGGCGGCGTACCCGGATGTGTTTTCCGGCCGTCGGGGCCTTGGCCTGCTGATCGGGCTGAAATGCCGCGCCGATGTGGCGCTGGTGCAGGACGCGGCCCTCGCGGAAGGGATGCTGAGCGTCACGGCGGGCGACAATGTCCTGCGCATGCTGCCCCCCCTGACCGTGACAGAGAGCGACTGCGCCGATGCGCTGGCCACACTGGACCGGGCGGCCCGGCGCGTGCAGGCCCATCTGGCCGCCGCCAAGCCGGAGAACGTGGCATGAACGCGCTCAACACCCCCACCCAGGCTTCCCCCCGCCATTTCCTCGACCTCCGGGAACTGGACGGGGCCACGCTGCGCGCCATCCTGGATGTCGCGGCCGCCATCAAGCGCATGCAGCGCCAGCGCGCCCGCCCGCTGCACCCCGCCCAGCCGCTGCGTGGCCGCGCGCTGGGGCTCATGCTGTCCAAGCCCTCCACGCGCACGCGCGTCTCGTTCGAGGTGGGGATGCAGCAGCTTGGCGGCAACGTGATCCTGCTTGCGCCATCGGACATGCAGATTGGCCGGGGCGAGAGCATTGCCGATACCGCGCGCGTGCTGTCGCGCTTTGTCGACGCCATCGTCCTGCGCACGGGCAAGACGGAAAACCTGCGCCAGCTCGCGCGCTGGAGCAGCGTGCCGGTCATCAACGGGCTGACGCCGGATTCCCACCCCGTGCAGATCATGGCCGACATCATGACGTTCGAGGAACATCGCGGCCCCATTACCGGGCGCACGCTGGCCTGGGTGGGGGATGGCAACAATGTCGCCACCTCCTTCATCGAGGCCGCCGCCCTGTTCGGCTTCCGCCTGCGTCTGGCCACCCCCCCCACCCACGCGCCCAGCGCCGCCGCCGTGGCGTGGGCGCGCGAACATGGCGCGGACATTACGGTCACGACCGACCCGGTCGCCGCGGTAGAGGGGGCGGACGCGGTCATTACCGACACATGGGTCAGCATGTCGGACAAGGCTTCGGACCAGCGGCTGAACGCTTTCGAGCCCTACCGCGTGAATGGCGCGCTTATGGCGCATGCCGCACCCGATGCCCTTTTCCTGCACTGCCTGCCTGCCCATATCGGGGAAGAAGTGACGGAAGACGTGTTTGAAGGCCCGCATTCCGTCGTGTTCGACGAGGCCGAGAACCGCCTGCACGCGCAAAAGGGCATCCTTGTCTGGGCGCTGTGTGGCGAGGACTGGCAGCAATATGGAAAGGAACCCACGGCATGACCGGACCGGCCGAACAGCCCGCCCTGCCCTCCTCCACCGAAGACGCGCCGGAAATTCCCGGCTGGGCTGAAAAAAGCGTGCGCGACATCTTCGCCTCCGCCCTGCCGGCGGGGGATGGACGGGCTGCCGCCATCCGCGACGCCTATCTGGACTGCCTTGCCGGTGCGGGCCGCACGGAAGATCTGGACATGGAACATGACCGCTGCCGCCGGCGCGCGATCGCAGCAGTACAGGAAGCGGGCCTGCTGCCCGCCGCACGGCTGACGGATCTCGACCAGCGCCTTGCCGCGCTGGAAGCGGACATCACCGCCAATCTCTGACCACACGCGGGTTTTAGCATGACCACCCCCATCCCTTCCCCCGCCTTTCTCGATTCCAGCCGTCCCGACACCCCCGATCTGGTGGTGCCGCAGGGTATCGTGCCGTTCTATCTGGACCAGCGCCCCGTGCGCGGCCGTCTCGTGCGCCCTGGCGTGCTGACCGACACGCTGCTGACCCGCCATGACAACCCCGATGTCGTGCTGCGGCTGGCGGGGGAGGCGCTGGCGCTGGTGGCCGCACTGGCTTCATCACTGAAATTCCAGGGTTCCTTCTCCCTTCAGGCCAAGGGCGATGGCCCGGTCAGCCTGCTGCTGGCGGACTGCACGGATTCCGGCGCCCTGCGCTTTCACGCCCGCTCGGACGATGACCAGGTGGCCGAACTGCTGGCCACCTGCCCCAACCCCACGGCGGGGCAGCTTCTGGGCAAGGGCTACCTGGCGTTCAGCGTGGACCAGGGGCCGGATACCGACATCCATCAGGGCATTGTCGAGATCACGGGCGAGAGCCTGTCGGACATGGCGGCGCATTACTTCACCACCAGCGAGCAGCATGCCTGCTGGGTCAGGCTGTTCTGTGAAAAGACGGAGCTGGGCTGGCGCGCGGGCGCGCTGGTGATGGAAAAGATCGCAAGCGATGGCGGGATCGAAACCGACCTCAGC carries:
- a CDS encoding regulatory protein RecX, giving the protein MVARPSRSAPRPLPPAPDAAVLRAVALAYLARFAATRAAVGQMLHRHIDRWVRRALATGMEAEAAAHAVAPARELIPAIVADMEGLGAVDDARFSQSRARSLARAGRSRRMVAAHLGARGVDEATAGHAMEEALGAREGEGRETELAAALVFVRKRRAGPFLRPDADGDEAARRDRRAMEAMARAGFSRDIARQALEMDVGEAEDRIMRMRSA
- a CDS encoding aspartate aminotransferase family protein; this encodes MIPALMPNYNRADLAFERGEGAWLYTVDGRRFLDFGSGIATSSVGHNNPHLVGAITQQAQRVMHVSNLYRVPQAERLAARLVASSFADTAFFCNSGAEANEGMIKMIRRAQAKSGHPGRTRIICFNGAFHGRTLATLSATGNPKYLDGFGPRVEGFDHVALNNMNAVRDAITAETAGIMVEPVQGESGIHVATPRFMQDLRAVCDEYGLFLGVDEVQCGMGRSGRLFAYEWSDITPDILSTAKGIAGGFPMGAVLTTETIARHMTPGSHGTTFGGSPLACAAANAVLDILLAPGFLEGVRARAAQIDAGLDRLVAAYPDVFSGRRGLGLLIGLKCRADVALVQDAALAEGMLSVTAGDNVLRMLPPLTVTESDCADALATLDRAARRVQAHLAAAKPENVA
- the argF gene encoding ornithine carbamoyltransferase, with protein sequence MNALNTPTQASPRHFLDLRELDGATLRAILDVAAAIKRMQRQRARPLHPAQPLRGRALGLMLSKPSTRTRVSFEVGMQQLGGNVILLAPSDMQIGRGESIADTARVLSRFVDAIVLRTGKTENLRQLARWSSVPVINGLTPDSHPVQIMADIMTFEEHRGPITGRTLAWVGDGNNVATSFIEAAALFGFRLRLATPPTHAPSAAAVAWAREHGADITVTTDPVAAVEGADAVITDTWVSMSDKASDQRLNAFEPYRVNGALMAHAAPDALFLHCLPAHIGEEVTEDVFEGPHSVVFDEAENRLHAQKGILVWALCGEDWQQYGKEPTA
- a CDS encoding Hsp33 family molecular chaperone HslO codes for the protein MTTPIPSPAFLDSSRPDTPDLVVPQGIVPFYLDQRPVRGRLVRPGVLTDTLLTRHDNPDVVLRLAGEALALVAALASSLKFQGSFSLQAKGDGPVSLLLADCTDSGALRFHARSDDDQVAELLATCPNPTAGQLLGKGYLAFSVDQGPDTDIHQGIVEITGESLSDMAAHYFTTSEQHACWVRLFCEKTELGWRAGALVMEKIASDGGIETDLSTEEGDDAWETATTLATTLTAHEILDDGLSSATLLHRLFHAEGLMMGQPRALAFGCRCSRARLSGILETFTLDDLDHMAQDGTITMNCSFCNHSFHFQRGEIAGKTT